In Humulus lupulus chromosome 6, drHumLupu1.1, whole genome shotgun sequence, a single genomic region encodes these proteins:
- the LOC133785212 gene encoding uncharacterized protein LOC133785212, giving the protein MVIDDGKIWSDLRRKTVYSIREYLNRLDEFIKLDEAIEKVDQVGTSSTQNKNNCANSNQNQTNYGKGNKNNQNRGKRNKNSNSGHNNDNNQANTNDKPREYVPRFTT; this is encoded by the coding sequence ATGGTTATCGATGATGGTAAAATATGGTCCGATTTGAGAAGAAAGACTGTTTACTCGATCAGAGAGTATCTCAACCGACTAGACGAGTTTATTAAATTAGATGAAGCCATTGAGAAAGTCGACCAAGTGGGAACCAGCTCTacacaaaacaaaaataattgtGCAAATTCTAACCAGAATCAGACAAACTATGGTAAAGGGAATAAGAATAACCAGAACAGAGGGAAGCGGAATAAAAATTCCAATAGTGGCCACAATAATGACAACAATCAAGCAAACACTAACGATAAGCCTCGAGAATACGTGCCACGTTTCACCACTTAA